A portion of the Lolium rigidum isolate FL_2022 chromosome 1, APGP_CSIRO_Lrig_0.1, whole genome shotgun sequence genome contains these proteins:
- the LOC124649042 gene encoding BTB/POZ and MATH domain-containing protein 2-like, with product MTTNLTEAAHAVRTLRIDGYSATTAMGEEDSIKSRWSVDGYEWEVSVYPARVRVPMDEVPWVAAALNLLSKGRTNVVMANLGARLVDPRGSLPASQQKSQAETFSGRKGFSSPVFVFLLPSRDLPASGYLWNDTLTVECTITVLKDMPVPTVPVSQVLPMPSSNLDQHLGELLRAGTGADVTFVVAGEAFPAHKAILAARSPVLMAEFFGHMRETSSGRVQVRGVAPAAFKAMLHFVYTDTVPELDQEVKAVVMSWAQHLLATADRYGLDRLKLICEIKLSAGITVDTAAMILALAEKHSCLHLKAKCVEFIVSTPAILDAVVATEGYRQLEASCPAAVTSIVISMRGGRN from the coding sequence ATGACAACAAACCTCACGGAAGCTGCGCACGCGGTGCGGACGCTCAGGATCGATGGCTACAGCGCGACTACGGCCATGGGTGAGGAAGATTCCATCAAATCCAGATGGAGCGTCGATGGGTACGAGTGGGAAGTCAGCGTCTATCCTGCAAGGGTACGCGTTCCCATGGATGAAGTTCCGTGGGTAGCAGCGGCGCTCAACCTTCTCAGCAAAGGCCGTACGAACGTCGTGATGGCGAATCTAGGGGCCCGTTTGGTAGATCCTCGAGGGTCGCTTCCAGCATCCCAACAGAAGAGCCAGGCTGAAACATTCAGTGGTCGCAAAGGCTTCTCATCTCCAGTCTTCGTTTTTCTTTTGCCGTCGCGTGATCTACCAGCGTCAGGCTACCTCTGGAATGATACTCTGACCGTGGAGTGCACGATCACGGTGCTCAAGGACATGCCGGTGCCCACGGTCCCGGTGAGCCAGGTGCTGCCCATGCCATCCTCCAACTTGGATCAGCACCTCGGTGAGCTCCTGCGTGCTGGGACTGGAGCGGATGTCACATTCGTTGTGGCCGGTGAGGCATTTCCTGCTCACAAGGCCATACTCGCTGCAAGGTCCCCTGTGCTCATGGCGGAGTTCTTTGGGCACATGAGGGAGACGAGCTCTGGACGTGTCCAGGTGCGGGGTGTTGCGCCGGCAGCCTTCAAGGCCATGCTGCACTTCGTCTACACCGACACTGTGCCTGAACTTGATCAGGAGGTGAAGGCCGTGGTGATGTCATGGGCTCAGCATCTCCTTGCGACTGCTGACAGGTATGGGCTGGACAGGCTGAAGCTGATTTGTGAAATAAAGCTTTCTGCTGGCATCACCGTCGACACGGCCGCGATGATATTGGCTCTGGCTGAGAAGCACAGCTGCTTGCACCTCAAGGCTAAGTGCGTGGAATTTATCGTGAGCACTCCCGCAATCCTTGATGCTGTGGTGGCGACGGAGGGGTATAGGCAGCTGGAGGCAAGCTGCCCTGCAGCGGTTACTAGCATTGTCATCTCCATGCGTGGCGGAAGGAATTGA